One segment of Cydia fagiglandana chromosome 12, ilCydFagi1.1, whole genome shotgun sequence DNA contains the following:
- the LOC134669231 gene encoding uncharacterized protein LOC134669231 isoform X1 has translation MTPAMETVTAKEATPAAAAAAGKVYKVGSRVGRGVPNIAEAYMKKCSCKRDKAIVFCRACGYYCNGRTRLKCEQHPRVTFLLDITECPRCRCSSFLDEYDKA, from the exons AT GACACCAGCAATGGAAACTGTCACGGCTAAGGAAGCTACTCCAGCAGCAGCGGCAGCTGCTGGTAAAGTTTACAAGGTCGGAAGCCGCGTCGGGCGTGGCGTGCCCAACATCGCTGAAGCGTATATGAAGAAATGCTCGTGCAAAAGAGATAAGGCCATCGTGTTTTGCAGAGCATGTGGCTATTACTGCAACGGCCGCACTCGGCTGAAATGCGAACAGCATCCAAGA gtaaccTTCTTGTTAGACATTACTGAGTGCCCCCGGTGCCGCTGCTCATCGTTCCTGGATGAATATGATAAAGCTTAG
- the LOC134669571 gene encoding large ribosomal subunit protein uL23m produces MSTRWYPLYQRGNPQLRVFLPNFWMKLVKPHIKQLPNIVHFQCSMEMTKHDIKIYLEKIYDVPVADVRTKITMGKFRRDVGKGYIIKDDDIKYAYVTLPKDMKFEYPKLFVDQKEAEDEDAKSLDEAKKTFKGYLERNKDRSDVPSWFSI; encoded by the exons ATGTCCACTCGATG GTATCCACTATATCAAAGAGGAAATCCCCAATTGAGAGTATTTTTACCAAATTTTTGGATGAAACTTGTTAAACCTCATATAAAACAGCTACCAAACATAGTTCACTTCCAATGTTCTATGGAAATGACAAAGCACGACATAAAAATTTATCTGGAGAAGATTTACGATGTCCCAGTCGCTGATGTTAGAACAAAGATTACCATGGGGAAATTCAGAAGGGATGTGGGAAAGGGTTACATTATTAAAGATGATGATATCAAATATGCCTATGTTACCCTG CCAAAAGATATGAAGTTTGAGTACCCCAAGTTGTTTGTGGACCAAAAGGAAGCGGAGGATGAGGACGCCAAATCCTTGGACGAAGCCAAGAAAACCTTCAAGGGGTATTTGGAACGGAACAAGGACAGATCTGATGTTCCAAGTTGGTTCTctatataa
- the LOC134669335 gene encoding uncharacterized protein LOC134669335, with translation MSLEELRTELKALKVQNAALQAQQNQPSTSDTPTSDTTAPTKGICGVTVKLPPFWADRPAVWFAQAEAQFHLAGIKADMTKSSHVISIIDQRLIGEIEDIIMSPPEHDKYKILKEELIRRLSVSEQQRVERLLSSEELGTRKPSAFLRHLQSLAGSSKDDSILRQLWMRRLPGQVQAILTAQSDISLDKLAELADKIMEVTPGPQQACQVTNNSGQPDLNAVMARLEQLTQQVAAMTTRGQRGRSRNRSSSRSRSRTNSPASGATRLCWYHKKFNTRATKCNPPCNWNNSENSNSGQ, from the coding sequence ATGTCTCTTGAGGAGTTGCGGACTGAGCTGAAGGCCCTAAAGGTGCAAAATGCGGCTCTACAAGCCCAGCAGAACCAGCCTTCAACATCTGACACACCTACATCCGACACCACGGCACCAACAAAAGGCATATGCGGTGTTACAGTCAAACTGCCTCCGTTCTGGGCCGACCGACCAGCGGTATGGTTCGCCCAGGCAGAGGCACAATTTCATTTGGCAGGAATTAAGGCAGACATGACTAAATCCAGTCATGTCATCAGCATAATTGACCAACGACTAATAGGAGAGATTGAAGACATTATCATGAGCCCGCCGGAACATgataagtataaaatattaaaagaagAACTGATCCGGCGGCTCTCTGTGTCGGAGCAGCAGCGGGTCGAGCGACTGTTAAGCAGCGAGGAGCTCGGAACCCGCAAGCCGTCCGCTTTCCTCCGCCACCTACAGTCTCTTGCAGGCTCATCTAAAGATGACAGCATCTTAAGGCAGTTATGGATGAGACGGCTACCAGGGCAAGTTCAAGCGATTTTGACTGCTCAGTCCGACATCAGCTTAGACAAACTTGCAGAGCTGGCTGACAAAATAATGGAAGTCACTCCTGGTCCACAACAAGCATGTCAGGTAACTAATAATTCGGGACAGCCTGATCTCAACGCTGTAATGGCCCGCCTCGAGCAGCTCACACAGCAGGTTGCTGCCATGACTACAAGAGGGCAGCGTGGCAGATCCCGGAACAGGTCATCATCGCGCAGCAGAAGCCGAACCAACTCCCCGGCCAGCGGCGCGACTCGGCTGTGCTGGTACCATAAAAAGTTTAATACAAGAGCTACCAAATGCAACCCGCCTTGCAACTGGAACAACTCGGAAAACTCGAACAGCGGTCA
- the LOC134669231 gene encoding uncharacterized protein LOC134669231 isoform X2, which translates to METVTAKEATPAAAAAAGKVYKVGSRVGRGVPNIAEAYMKKCSCKRDKAIVFCRACGYYCNGRTRLKCEQHPRVTFLLDITECPRCRCSSFLDEYDKA; encoded by the exons ATGGAAACTGTCACGGCTAAGGAAGCTACTCCAGCAGCAGCGGCAGCTGCTGGTAAAGTTTACAAGGTCGGAAGCCGCGTCGGGCGTGGCGTGCCCAACATCGCTGAAGCGTATATGAAGAAATGCTCGTGCAAAAGAGATAAGGCCATCGTGTTTTGCAGAGCATGTGGCTATTACTGCAACGGCCGCACTCGGCTGAAATGCGAACAGCATCCAAGA gtaaccTTCTTGTTAGACATTACTGAGTGCCCCCGGTGCCGCTGCTCATCGTTCCTGGATGAATATGATAAAGCTTAG